The Rhodamnia argentea isolate NSW1041297 chromosome 10, ASM2092103v1, whole genome shotgun sequence sequence tcttttcaaaatgaatgAGATGCTTGCGGACGCGATAAACATGTAAAGTATACAAGATCACCGAAATTGTAACTGCCAGAAAAGATAACAGCATCAACTTCCAGAAGTCCTGATGCAAGAACAACAATTTGAGAAGTTGGATTCTGAAGCAAAAGATCCTCATATTTAAGAGGGAGGGAAAAATAGTTCTCCATTTAATTGCAGCAGCACCAGGAATCACCTGTGGTTTCGAGATGAATATTCCCATAACATAAGCCATCAGATCCAGAAAGGACTGGAGTGAATTCTGAACGCCTCCAACGACGCACCGGTCAGATTCTGGTACCTCATCCTGCCAAAGCCAActaaagaaatgagaaaagagaaacaaaagtaGTCTTCTGTTCAAGCAATGAACAGCTGCTCCATCTGTCTATGTTCGGGAAATAACGGATCTACAATCATGCTTGTGATATGTAAATAACCTGCATCTGTTGAATAACAGCTAAATCGAACATCCACAGTCCCAGTCGAGATGTCGCCACTCCTGCCATCAGCATGTAGGCAGCTACTAAGCCGTTCTGAACCCATATTGAGCCGACACATAGAAACAGGAAGATCCactgcaatatattttaattatctATCCATGTAATGCTTGTCAAATTTACAGACAAAAAATCCCTGCAAAGTTGGAACTGGAGAACCATACTTGGGACCAAACAGACCAGAGCCCTGTTCTTAGTGTAGAAATCCGGGATTGTAAGACTGGATACACCAGAGTGGCTGCAATGCCAATTGTTGCACTTATGCTGCGTGCTATTCCGATGACAAATGCAGGTACACCTTCCCACTCCAATGTAGCGGTCATCAAACTTCCGAAGCTGTAGAGTTTGAAACCAAAACAATAAAATTCTTCTACTTGTAAATGCAATGAATTAGAGCAACAAATTCACACTGCCTTGATGATTGAGAAGCAGCGACAAATGCCGTCTCATAGATAGTACGAGAAAATGGTAATGGCATTAAGACAACTCAAATTTGATGCAAGCACAAATCTGTCGTACACGTACTTCACAATTGTCCGCTCTACTTTTAACTCAGCCGAAGAAAAATGAACCTTTGAGGGCAGATCAGTCTTTTTCCTGGAGTGGAATATGCATGTTCTGGGACTAGTTCTAGATATATAATTGCAGAGTGAAGTAATTTCTAGTACATCACCTGAGGACTGTAAAGTACAGCAAAGCTAGTGATACTCCAGGAAGCACAACTTCCTGCTCTAGGTACACTTTCCAAGCACCAATGAAGGGAacctttgaaattttctcccTGAGATTCTGCTTTTGGCTGCTTTCTGCTGATCCAGGATCTCCATTTTGAATGAGTGAGCTCTCCAACAGATCAACCGGAGAAGGTCTCGAGGTTCTTCTCAGGTTTCTCTCAACAAGAGCTGGAATCCCCTTATATACAGACATGAAAAACCAGTACTCCAGCCAAACACATGTTGTGTTCAAGACGGCTAAAGTCATAGCAGATACCCTTAGCGAAACAAAGCTGATTATGAATCCGGAAACAACCGGAGCAAATAATTTGCAGATCAGATCGATCCTTCTGATGACCGAGTTCATCTGGGTCAAAAGTGCCGGAAGTTGGCCTTCTGACATCACTACCACCCTGCAATTAGAGGCATAATTATGAggcaaaataaattgaaaaaaaattttgtagCAAAAAGATACTGGAAAAACGTCTCTCCTCAATTCGCCAAAAGACTAAAGGCATACTATTAATTAGCCAATATGTGGAAGAGACTCTAGCTATGCGTCTAAACTTGGTATTACCATTctctttcaatcaaaattgttcCAGCTAGAGTAGAAAGCATGCCCATAGCTCCCGAAACATTGGTCACAATGATGAGCACGATGAACAATCCAGAATTTGTGGATTTCAGATCTGGATAGGCCAGCATACCAAAGACTGTGGCTCCGGCCACCACGAATGAGAAGTTTTGTGTTATGAGCCAGAGCTGTAGAACCTGCAACAAGTATGAGACTTTACAAAAACAATTCGAACTCATTCAAATATTCTGAGCAATTATTTTCTCTCTGAAAAATGCTTGCttagttccaaatttttggttGCAGCATTCGAACCTAAGGTGCCATCCAATTTCTTTAGTTCTGGTCCTGAATTGAGAAATTTGAGAATTGAAGTTTATCGAACCTTGACATAGCTCAACTTATCGACCCACTCTCCAATGGTTGGACCAAGCAAGAAAATGGAGCCTGATTCTACCACTCCATATACGGCAGCCAATAGTAGAGAGTCTGGCCAAATACTGATCATGTACAGACCTACCAAGAACTCCCACATCCTGCAAGACAAGAAGACATTAAACTACTTCATTTTCTCATATGGACTGAGAACACACAGATCGAAATGAAGCGTGACCTTACCaaggtttgattttttctatAGAACTGCACATACCAAAATTTCTGGAGGTACTGAATAGGTTGGGTCAAGATCTTATTTCACCAAGAACCATGTAAAGGATATGAATGCATGCATACACGAGAAGAAAAGGGCTATTTGATTACTTATTCTGATACATGATACTGCTATATGCATACTTCTGAAAGGcacaacctttttcttttgccttatattttttttcattttaccttTTACCTGTTAAATTGAGGCTAGTAAATCAATACCATACAGCAGCTACTAGAACAACTGCCTTTTCCGCTACATAGAACTAGTAAACATCAGTTTGCAACTcgttttccaatttttggccATGGAAGGGAAACAAATTACTTGTTTTTTTGCCTGAGATAATTGAATTAAGTAGTTGAAACTCTCTTCTCAATTCCAAAACTATGATGTTGAAGTGATAGTAGAAAATCGGCCTTTCTAAACAATGAGAGGAAAATGgaagaataaaaaggaaaagcttgCAAAAGTTCAAAACATCTCAAACTTGAAACTGTATGAAGAGTACCATGTTAAACTGTGCCCCATGTAGAAGATGTTCTCTTTCACATTATTAGCAAGTGTTCTTAATATGGGTGCATCCGAACTATCGCCGAAGTTGAAGTGAAATGAGAAGTGTAACCTGGCACCCCATCTGGCCAAGAAGTGGCCGGAGTACAAATATCTGGTGAGCAATGGCGGAAAAGATGGCTGTTGAGGATCCGATTCCCGGTCAAGGAGTGGCTCCCTCATCATTTTAAATGGCTGAACTGACTTCTTGAATCATAGCAAGtcgcccctcctcctcctcctcttcttccaatGAATTGTGGATGGGATGAACGACTGATTGGGATGTGGATCTTTACTTTGTATTGTGGCCACTCACTGCATGCAAACGATGATAGGCTTTAAGTTGTACTGTACTGTTGTCACGAGTGCCCTGTTTCTTGGTGTGAATGATGAAAGTGATGCAAATGGTATCAAGGAAGTTGCTCGTTCTGCTGTATACTCGGTTTCACCAAAAAAACAAGAGCAAATCCTGAAAACTGAGAAGAAAACGGATCAAGAAGTCAGAACCGTGGGTGTTAGGTGTGCATTGCTCCAAAGATATTGTCTACAAGCTGTCTGACtgtttatctttgttttttcccatGTGAACAAAACATAAAACACagaaccttaaaaaaaaaaaattgtgcaaaccTTTGGATTCAGTATGATCAGAAAATGGTTGGACCTTTGTCCAGAGAGCAAGTAAATGGCTtaaatgaaaccaaaaaaaaaaaaaaagaggaggtaaGAGCAAAGGTCAAACCTTTGGATTACAAAATGCCAAATGCCTAATGTTTGAAGAGAAAACACAGAGCGTTCAACTGTAAGATGATCCATGTGGGTTTGTCTTTTTCGTCAAGAGGTTAGATCCAAGGACAGCGAAACACATGTTTGTGTCTCATCCCTAACACCAGCAGCCACAAGGATCCAAGGTCAGAATCAGATCAGAACAGTGgaagatgaaaaaaagttcgctttttttcttttatttttgtccatttTGTTTGTCAGAGAGCTAAATTGTTTCCTTATGTTGCCCCAGAAGCATGTTCGCTTTGTGGGTATCTTCTAATTTGGACTTCTTTGAGCCTGCCATGCCCACAGATAGATAACCTGGTAACACCCCCTTGGTTACAAGGAAAGGAGCCTAGCTTGAGAGGGCAGAATTTCGTTGGGAATATTGGAGAAGAAGTTGCAATATCGATTCACCGATTGTCGATACTGATCAAAGAGTTGCTCATTTCTAAGTCTAGGAAATTTGATGATGTTGATCGAATAATAAGATAATAGACAGAACGAGGAACAGTGAATTTATGAGGTTCAATTAAGGTGACCTACTACATGGAGAGAGCATAAAGCCGTATAGGATTCTGTCATAGATCAAGTGATACAATAGATATCACAATCACCTTCGAGTTATTCCAACTTTCAATAACTGACCCGTCTCATCCACAAAGAAGACCCATTTCTTACCGTTGAGAGAACACCTCTTTCTCTATATATGGAGGTACTAGGACACTAAACTAGAAAAACAATGAATTAGGAAACCTTAACCAAGTAATATTAAATTAGGGAACATAAAACTATGAAATCTTCAActggaaaatttcaaactaggaAACATCAAATTATAAAACATTAAATCAGGAATAGGAAACCTTTGACTCACAAAGGAAACCAAAATTTAAACTAGGAAACATAAAATGAGGAAATCTTGAAAAGAAAGGAACTAGCCTTTATTCTTCAATCTTCTCAAAAATCCATCTTTGGATACCTTTTCCTTGTTAGACCTTGATGCTCCCGCGTCATCCATGTAGAAGAAACTTCGGACGCAAACTAGAAAGCCTCAATGCGGCTCCGGCACAATCATCATCTCGATCGGCGTAACCATCATTTCGAtcttcgaaaagaaaaaggaaacgttACAAAGGTGGATGTCACTTATCAGGAACCTGTAAGAAGCAGGCACATCCATATCGCTGTGGCTCGATGGTGATGCGGCCGATCTGACCTTTCTCGAGAAATAACTGTTTTATCATCTCAATCAACACGAGCCTATTGGCACCCGAAATCGCTGTCGTAGACGGACATTCCCCCGGGGGCGAACTTTGCGGGTCAAACATTTAAGAGGACTGGTAACCAGCATCTGATAAAGCCGCCGTCATAATCAGGCTGCAGCTGAATTATCAAACCAGAGCAAGTAAAACATACATGTCATGACAGAGACATGCAATGGATTCTTTCTGCATAATTAGTCATAAACTGTTTTGGCGTCTTCTGTATTAATGCATGCGCGATGACCTTTCTAGGATTACTGTTTCTTTGCCGTGCTGCTGTTATTTTAATGCATGAATGGATGCATCAGCCCTCTCGTTTTTGGAGTTCTGGGCCCTGGATGCCCCGGTTTACCTCACTTTTGCCTGCTCTTCAAATGCTTTTGAAACTTCTGTGTGGTCGGACGACAGTGGCCTAAGAACCAGGAAAGAAATACGAGGTTGGCCAATGATTTTTGCCCGATTTTATGAATTAATGCCAAAGCTAAGCCCACCTTGTAATTCAAATCCAACGCAAtacgaaaaaattatcaaagaaatcagcggaaaatgataaaaacagggaaaaaaaaaacagcatagATTTTAGGTGGTTCAGTATGAGCATTGGTACCTACATCGGAAAAGTCAAACTTAAAGAGTTCACTATCAATCCAAAAGTTGGATAGTACAAcggcaaattcaatcttaaacttttcaatttgcccTACCTTTTGAGGATTTGCCAAATTAGTtattccggtcaattttgataaaaaataactgaCATTGACTGTTTTTGCTAttgtttttcttgaattttttgaaattttgttttttccttttctcctatTTCCCTCCACCGATCACCGGACCCCGGTGATGGGCGGTGGAGGTTGTCGGCCACAAGCAAGGGGCCAAGGGCTAGGATGCCTTCACTGGCCACAATCCTCATCAGATTTAGGCAAGGGGTGGCCAATGAGGGAAGCACTCATCGGATTCAATGAgggcaaataatgaaaaaggaaagaaaagacaagggaaaaaaataataaaaaattttcaaaaaaaattataaaaatcgtCCACGTCAATATCCATCGCACCACATAAGATGGCTGGCACTAATTGGACCGGCACATCAACAACTTCCGgtttaaaattgattagaatgactaaattggcaaatcattgaaaggtttatgactaaattgatcaaataaaaattatttagtattgaattgagacagtaggtttagaactttttggaaaaCTTTTATAGAGTTACAATCAATCATTCAATCTCTCACGTGTTTCCAATATTCAAATCCTCGCAAGCCTTGTAATTATCACACCAAGTTTCGCTagaagataataaaaaacacACCTCCGCCGTGTTTGTGttctcgacaaaaaaaaaaaaaaaaaagatgtcaaaATCAGACTTTTAAACCCGAGTTCGCGAGATCCATATGGCTACCGGGCTACCGCAGGATGACCAGTAGCAAATTTAGTAGGCTAGGTACTGATCAGGGCAGGCAGCTCGGCCACAAGCTTGCCGACCCCTTGGCCCATGCCTAGTAACTTCGGCTACTAGGCTTCATCCGATCGGCATCTCCATCCTTTTCGTCCAGGTGCCCAGTCCCCTCTTTTATCGCACCCCCCAAACACCTCCAAATTTGTCTAGGATCTAACTCGGCTCTCCAAGCTCTCCAATGTAAACTCCGATTCAGCAAGAATTTGAGCCACAAACTCAATAGGCCGGACGGCCAGGTTCCGACCAGGTCCGGTTAATTCTGTTAAAGGGACAGTGAAAGGAATTTCCTTGTCCCAACCAACCAACCCTGTCACTGTCCGGATCATGTTTGTCCAGATATTTATTGCTGATCTCCAGGGACGGGACTGGGCAAGCGTTTTGATGCTAGATTGCATGGCTTGTCCTTTCTAGGAGTAGCTCAGTCCAAGCCCCCCTCATTGATCAGATCCATCCAGTGGTCCAAGTACTCATGCAAAACCTCAGCTCATCATGCATTAGGAGTTGAAGTTGAATGACTTCATCAAAAGTTCAGTGGCTTATTGGAAGTTACTCAAAGTACGGTAACCGGAAAGTGTAATTTTTTTCCGGATTGCATCTTAAGCATGTGAAACAATCACTCTGCAGAGCGTATTAGAAAGCACGTAAGATGAGCAGATGGATTTCGCAAACATAAAAGCAGCAGCTGCCATTCCTATAAACATACAAAGTCCCTGATTGTACTTCTCAATCCCGATATCAAGATCCTGTTAGAACAGTCTGAATTGTCATCCTTTTCTATTTTACCCAGGATTGTCAGACGTCGTGGCATGAGCGGCTTGTCCTGGAGTATGATATCGTTCCAGAAATACAACGAGATTCTTCTTATGTCTTCGAAAAGAACTAAATGAAGTTCATGCAGTCTTGACTCTGGTGCGCATCCAAAGACTGTATGATTGACCAACTTCCCAGCAAAATGAGCTTCTCAAAATGGATCAGGTGCTTACGGACACGGTATACGTGTAACGTATACAGAACTGCCGATATGGTAACCGACAGAAATGATAACAAAATCAACTTCCAGAAATCCTGATGCAGAAGCCACAAATTAATAATTCAGTTAGATCGtaaatcaaaagtttgatgaaCTTAAGGTAACTCCACACATGATATAAGTAGTGTATCACTCTTGTCATCATAGGAAGTAGAAGCAGGGGTGATCA is a genomic window containing:
- the LOC115731682 gene encoding solute carrier family 40 member 2-like isoform X2; translated protein: MMREPLLDRESDPQQPSFPPLLTRYLYSGHFLARWGARMWEFLVGLYMISIWPDSLLLAAVYGVVESGSIFLLGPTIGEWVDKLSYVKVLQLWLITQNFSFVVAGATVFGMLAYPDLKSTNSGLFIVLIIVTNVSGAMGMLSTLAGTILIEREWVVVMSEGQLPALLTQMNSVIRRIDLICKLFAPVVSGFIISFVSLRVSAMTLAVLNTTCVWLEYWFFMSVYKGIPALVERNLRRTSRPSPVDLLESSLIQNGDPGSAESSQKQNLREKISKVPFIGAWKVYLEQEVVLPGVSLALLYFTVLSFGSLMTATLEWEGVPAFVIGIARSISATIGIAATLVYPVLQSRISTLRTGLWSVWSQWIFLFLCVGSIWVQNGLVAAYMLMAGVATSRLGLWMFDLAVIQQMQDEVPESDRCVVGGVQNSLQSFLDLMAYVMGIFISKPQDFWKLMLLSFLAVTISVILYTLHVYRVRKHLIHFEKIALLGSLLMRPSSDAGRS